In Lacibacter sp. H375, one DNA window encodes the following:
- a CDS encoding ABC transporter ATP-binding protein encodes MKLLLKYLAPYKGLISLTMVLAAINIGFSLIDPILFGKLINLANQHQGIEKPPTHNFDWDRFFYSFSWKEPGVLFVLTMSISVAMVSRIAKAFQDYFQNLTTQKFGTKVFTDGLKHAMKLPYQDFEDQRSGETLSILTKVRTDTEKFVSAFINILFPVIIGIVIVSVYASSIHWSLPFIYFGGIILLVIISNALSKKVKAVQKTIVAQTTQLAGATTESLRNIELVKSLGLTEQEVTRLNKNTFKILGLELTKVKRIRSISFVQGTFVNTLRQVILFMLMWTIFHGRMDAGQLVTMQIFSFFVFGPLQEIGNILLSYREAEASITNFHILMEKKPEATPVNPMHLGKIDTLSFNKVSFKHQTAGQNAITDINFNVKVGETVAFVGPSGSGKTTLMKLLVGLYRPQQGNILYNGKDENSINFEDLRNQIGFVTQDTQLFSGTIKENLMFVNPTATDEELTDALHKASCQRLLARAEKGLDTMIGEGGLKLSGGEKQRLSIARALLRKPRLLIFDEATSALDSITEEEITSTIRDISAGENQITILIAHRLSTIMHADRIYVLEGGDVVETGNHQQLLEEKGLYYAMWRQQIGERKKLVATTA; translated from the coding sequence ATGAAACTGCTTTTAAAATATTTAGCGCCTTACAAAGGCCTAATCTCACTAACGATGGTACTGGCTGCCATCAATATTGGTTTTTCACTAATCGACCCTATTTTGTTTGGTAAGCTGATTAATTTAGCTAACCAGCACCAGGGAATTGAAAAACCACCTACACATAATTTTGATTGGGACCGTTTCTTCTATTCTTTCAGCTGGAAAGAACCGGGAGTACTTTTTGTACTCACGATGTCAATCTCTGTTGCAATGGTGAGTCGCATTGCCAAAGCCTTCCAGGATTATTTTCAAAACCTCACTACACAAAAATTCGGGACAAAGGTTTTTACCGATGGTTTGAAGCATGCGATGAAATTGCCTTACCAGGATTTTGAAGATCAGCGTAGTGGTGAAACACTTTCTATCTTAACCAAAGTGAGAACAGATACAGAAAAGTTTGTGTCAGCATTCATCAACATTCTCTTTCCTGTAATTATCGGTATTGTGATCGTATCAGTTTATGCATCATCTATTCATTGGTCGTTACCGTTTATTTATTTCGGCGGGATTATCTTACTCGTTATTATTTCAAACGCACTCAGCAAAAAAGTAAAAGCCGTACAGAAAACCATCGTGGCACAAACAACACAATTAGCTGGTGCCACCACTGAATCGCTCCGCAATATTGAGTTGGTAAAAAGTTTGGGATTAACTGAACAGGAAGTAACACGTTTAAATAAAAACACGTTCAAGATACTTGGGTTAGAATTGACCAAAGTAAAACGCATCCGCAGTATCAGCTTTGTGCAAGGAACTTTTGTAAACACACTGCGCCAGGTAATTTTATTTATGCTGATGTGGACGATCTTTCACGGACGAATGGATGCGGGGCAGTTAGTAACTATGCAGATATTTTCCTTCTTTGTGTTTGGGCCATTACAGGAAATTGGTAATATTCTTCTCTCTTATCGTGAAGCCGAAGCTAGTATCACCAACTTTCATATACTTATGGAAAAGAAACCGGAAGCAACACCGGTTAATCCCATGCACCTTGGAAAGATTGACACACTCTCATTTAACAAAGTTTCGTTTAAACATCAAACAGCTGGACAAAACGCCATTACTGATATCAACTTTAATGTAAAGGTTGGCGAAACGGTTGCGTTTGTTGGTCCATCGGGTTCTGGTAAAACAACATTGATGAAATTGTTGGTAGGATTATACCGTCCACAGCAGGGAAATATTTTATACAATGGGAAAGATGAAAACTCAATCAACTTTGAAGACCTGCGTAACCAGATCGGTTTCGTAACACAGGACACACAGCTGTTCAGCGGTACCATTAAAGAGAACCTGATGTTTGTGAATCCTACTGCAACCGATGAAGAGTTAACGGATGCACTGCACAAAGCAAGTTGTCAGCGTTTGTTGGCCCGTGCAGAAAAAGGTTTGGATACAATGATCGGTGAAGGTGGATTAAAATTAAGTGGTGGAGAAAAACAACGTCTGTCCATTGCACGTGCCCTGCTGCGTAAACCACGCCTGCTCATTTTCGATGAAGCCACTTCTGCACTTGATTCTATTACTGAAGAAGAGATCACCTCAACTATTCGTGATATTTCTGCGGGTGAAAACCAGATCACTATTTTAATTGCACACAGGTTGAGCACCATTATGCATGCTGATCGTATTTATGTATTGGAAGGCGGCGATGTGGTTGAAACCGGAAATCATCAGCAATTGCTGGAAGAAAAAGGTTTGTATTATGCCATGTGGCGTCAGCAAATTGGTGAACGCAAAAAGTTAGTTGCAACAACAGCTTAA
- a CDS encoding DUF983 domain-containing protein, with product MSASKPKPNYLWSMFSMHCPRCRRGKLFKDYSAYNFKHTFDMHDECPVCKQKFDMEPGFWYGTGYVSYALTVAISVATFVAWWVLVGVSFSDNRVFWWLGLNSVFLLILQPWLMRLSRAMYLYFFVRYNEDYETSEPHRFDY from the coding sequence ATGTCTGCCTCCAAGCCCAAGCCGAATTATTTATGGAGTATGTTTTCAATGCATTGTCCACGATGCCGAAGAGGTAAACTGTTTAAAGATTACAGTGCGTACAATTTCAAACACACGTTCGATATGCACGACGAATGCCCCGTATGCAAACAAAAATTTGATATGGAACCAGGCTTCTGGTACGGAACCGGTTATGTGAGCTATGCCTTAACAGTTGCTATTTCTGTGGCAACATTTGTGGCCTGGTGGGTGTTAGTTGGGGTATCGTTCAGCGATAACCGTGTGTTCTGGTGGTTGGGTTTAAATTCTGTATTCTTATTGATCTTACAACCTTGGCTGATGAGGCTTAGCAGGGCCATGTATCTCTACTTTTTTGTGCGGTATAATGAAGACTATGAAACATCGGAACCGCATAGGTTTGATTACTGA
- the carB gene encoding carbamoyl-phosphate synthase large subunit: MPKDKSITSVLIVGSGPIVIGQACEFDYSGSQAARSLREEGIEVILINSNPATIMTDPMMADKVYLLPLTIESIEEILEENPQITAVLPTMGGQTALNLCKEADELGIWEKYNVKMIGVDVKAIDTAEDREKFRQLMIDIGIGVAPSRVANSLLEGKEFAQEIGIPLVIRPSFTLGGTGGGIVMHKDELDAALDRGLKASPMHEVLVEKALLGWKEFELELLRDKNDNVVIICTVENFDPMGVHTGDSITVAPAMTLSDTAFQNMRNMAIKMMRSLGNFAGGCNVQFALNPENEDIISVEINPRVSRSSALASKATGYPIAKIAAKLAIGYTLDELKNQITQTTSAYFEPALDYVIVKMPRWNFDKFKGADDRLGLQMKSVGEVMAIGRSFTEAVQKACQSLENNAVGLGYYGQSVKHAEELIEYIKVPKWDRIFRIKDALMAGVSVKTIVEATKIDRWFIYQIQDIVNMEKELMKHDMQSLTKELLTEAKRMGFGDEQICRIMKEDASEDELYEKRKAWGITRVYKMVDTCSAEFEAKTPYFYSTFE, encoded by the coding sequence ATGCCAAAAGATAAATCGATAACCAGTGTGCTGATCGTAGGCAGCGGCCCCATTGTGATTGGCCAGGCCTGTGAGTTTGATTATTCGGGTTCGCAAGCAGCCCGTAGTTTACGTGAAGAAGGAATTGAAGTAATTCTCATCAACAGCAACCCTGCCACCATCATGACCGACCCAATGATGGCCGACAAAGTGTACCTGTTGCCCCTCACTATTGAAAGTATTGAAGAAATACTGGAAGAAAATCCACAAATAACTGCTGTGTTGCCAACGATGGGTGGGCAAACAGCCCTCAACCTTTGTAAGGAAGCAGATGAGCTGGGTATTTGGGAAAAATACAATGTGAAAATGATCGGGGTTGATGTTAAGGCAATCGATACAGCTGAAGACAGGGAAAAATTCCGTCAGCTGATGATCGATATTGGAATTGGTGTTGCGCCAAGCCGTGTTGCCAACTCTTTGTTAGAAGGAAAAGAATTTGCTCAGGAGATCGGTATTCCTTTGGTGATTCGTCCATCGTTTACACTTGGTGGTACCGGTGGTGGTATCGTTATGCATAAGGATGAATTGGACGCAGCACTCGACAGAGGTTTGAAAGCAAGCCCGATGCATGAAGTCTTGGTGGAAAAGGCATTGCTCGGTTGGAAAGAGTTTGAATTGGAACTGCTGCGTGATAAGAACGATAATGTGGTGATCATTTGTACGGTTGAGAACTTCGATCCGATGGGTGTGCATACCGGTGACAGTATTACAGTTGCTCCGGCCATGACATTGAGCGATACTGCTTTCCAGAACATGCGTAACATGGCAATCAAAATGATGCGTAGCCTTGGCAACTTCGCCGGTGGTTGTAACGTGCAGTTTGCTTTGAATCCCGAAAATGAAGACATTATTTCGGTTGAGATCAATCCACGTGTGAGTCGTTCATCAGCGTTGGCAAGTAAAGCAACGGGTTATCCTATTGCAAAAATTGCTGCAAAACTGGCCATTGGTTATACATTGGATGAGTTGAAGAACCAGATCACTCAAACAACATCTGCTTACTTTGAACCGGCCCTTGACTATGTAATTGTGAAGATGCCACGTTGGAACTTCGACAAGTTCAAAGGTGCTGATGATCGTTTAGGTTTACAGATGAAGAGTGTGGGTGAAGTAATGGCCATTGGCAGAAGCTTTACTGAAGCTGTTCAGAAAGCCTGTCAGAGTTTGGAGAACAACGCTGTTGGCTTGGGTTACTATGGCCAAAGTGTAAAACATGCTGAAGAGCTGATCGAATATATTAAGGTGCCGAAATGGGATCGCATCTTCCGCATTAAAGATGCGTTGATGGCGGGTGTGAGTGTGAAGACGATCGTAGAAGCAACTAAGATCGACCGTTGGTTCATTTACCAGATCCAGGATATTGTGAACATGGAGAAAGAATTGATGAAGCATGATATGCAATCGCTCACAAAAGAATTACTGACTGAAGCAAAACGTATGGGCTTTGGTGATGAGCAGATCTGCAGAATTATGAAAGAAGATGCCAGTGAAGACGAACTCTACGAAAAACGTAAGGCCTGGGGCATTACCCGTGTGTACAAAATGGTAGATACCTGCAGTGCTGAGTTTGAAGCGAAGACGCCGTATTTCTATAGTACGTTTGAGTAA
- a CDS encoding SGNH/GDSL hydrolase family protein: MIKNLKALLFGLLVALVLCEIVLRIYNPFTNFTKQGKLVLPASQQTLFDNQWIKQLDAKINYSRNALGFRGPMPTDSISKLNSIITVGGSTTECRFLSDSTTWPFLLGEELKDSIPNLWVNNAGIDGHSTFGHLLLLKEYIIKLKPKYVVLLTGVNDVETEKPESFDVMNENKLQYSSVKAFFKSLLNKTEIGATVFQLYNIRSAYKKGLIHKEVNYNQLKDTTYTPAYIQESISKQKNYLHGYQSRLQEIVNICEANSIKPILLTQPSLYGAFTDSISGVRMDLKFHESNPGKNNLLQEQVLEEYNNVVRSFSAQATVIDLAKLMPKNTAYYYDFIHFNKQGAAKVAEILATSLQQTLQQH; this comes from the coding sequence ATGATCAAAAACCTGAAAGCATTATTGTTTGGTTTACTTGTTGCACTAGTGCTATGCGAAATTGTATTGCGTATTTATAACCCGTTCACCAATTTCACCAAGCAGGGGAAATTAGTACTACCAGCAAGTCAGCAAACATTATTCGATAACCAATGGATCAAACAACTGGATGCAAAAATCAATTACAGTCGCAATGCATTGGGTTTCCGTGGACCAATGCCAACAGATAGCATTTCAAAACTCAATTCCATTATTACGGTTGGTGGAAGTACAACAGAGTGTCGCTTTTTGAGCGACAGTACCACATGGCCTTTTTTGTTGGGTGAAGAACTGAAAGATTCGATTCCAAATCTGTGGGTGAACAATGCAGGCATTGATGGTCATTCAACATTTGGCCATTTGTTGTTGCTGAAGGAATACATCATTAAACTGAAGCCGAAGTATGTGGTGTTGCTTACAGGTGTAAATGATGTGGAAACAGAAAAGCCTGAAAGCTTTGATGTGATGAATGAAAACAAATTGCAGTATAGTTCCGTAAAAGCGTTCTTTAAATCATTACTCAACAAAACAGAAATTGGTGCCACAGTTTTTCAACTATACAATATTCGCTCTGCCTATAAAAAAGGATTGATCCATAAGGAAGTTAATTACAACCAACTGAAGGATACAACTTACACGCCTGCATATATCCAAGAATCAATCAGCAAGCAGAAAAACTACCTCCATGGCTATCAGTCAAGGTTACAGGAGATTGTCAATATTTGTGAAGCAAATAGTATAAAACCAATCCTGCTTACGCAACCATCTTTGTATGGAGCTTTTACTGATAGCATAAGCGGTGTTCGTATGGATTTGAAATTTCATGAAAGTAATCCCGGTAAAAACAATTTGTTGCAAGAACAGGTGTTGGAGGAATACAACAATGTGGTTCGTTCGTTTAGCGCACAGGCAACAGTTATTGACCTGGCGAAACTGATGCCGAAGAATACTGCTTACTACTACGACTTTATTCATTTCAATAAACAAGGAGCCGCTAAGGTAGCAGAGATATTAGCAACCTCTTTGCAACAAACACTTCAACAGCATTAA
- a CDS encoding carbamoyltransferase family protein, translated as MYILGISAFYHDSAAAIIKDGEIIAAAQEERFSRKKHDAGFPSKAVEYCLKESGISIDQLEAVVFYDKPLLKFERLLETYYAFAPKGFASFLMAMPVWLNEKLFLKKMIRDELKKIQLYDKKKLKLLFPEHHLSHAASAFYPSPFEEAAIVTIDGVGEWATTTICKGKGKEIEILKQLNFPHSVGLLYSAFTYYLGFKVNSGEYKLMGLAPYGDPSSEQTKQFVSIIKEKLVKIYDDGSIYLDQQYFNYSVGLRMVKDKKFEALFSFKRRSEEEELTQQHCNLALAIQQVTEEIVLKLAAHAKSLTGLNNICLSGGVALNCVANGKLQNSNLFENIFIQPASGDAGGAVGSALAAHHIYFEKERIVSSAMDAMKGSYLGPSFSADEIESTIQQYKAVATTFNNRNELNQKVSAHINEGNVVGWFQGRMEFGPRALGNRSIIADPRNPEMQKKLNLKIKYREGFRPFAPAVLAEDVQDYFDLDTSSPYMLLVQPLKKTLQHTVPDNYHQLSLTDKLYFQRSSLPAVTHIDYSARVQTVHQKTNAAFHSLITAFKQQTGCAVLINTSFNVRGEPVVCTPQEAYQCFMRTEMDYLVIENYLFSKQEQPEWKEKDDWKKNLQAD; from the coding sequence ATGTACATTCTCGGCATTTCAGCTTTCTATCATGATTCAGCAGCAGCCATCATTAAAGATGGAGAGATCATCGCTGCTGCACAGGAAGAACGGTTCAGCCGGAAGAAGCATGATGCCGGGTTTCCATCAAAAGCTGTTGAGTATTGTTTAAAAGAATCAGGCATTTCAATCGATCAACTTGAAGCAGTCGTGTTCTACGATAAACCATTGCTGAAATTTGAGCGCTTGCTTGAAACCTATTATGCATTTGCACCAAAAGGTTTTGCTTCTTTCCTTATGGCCATGCCGGTTTGGTTGAATGAAAAACTGTTTCTGAAAAAGATGATCCGTGATGAATTGAAGAAAATTCAACTCTACGATAAAAAGAAACTGAAACTGTTGTTCCCGGAGCATCATCTCAGCCATGCAGCATCTGCATTTTACCCATCGCCTTTTGAAGAAGCGGCGATAGTAACCATTGATGGGGTTGGCGAATGGGCCACCACAACCATCTGCAAAGGAAAAGGCAAAGAGATTGAAATACTAAAGCAACTCAACTTCCCCCACTCTGTTGGTTTGTTATACTCTGCGTTTACATACTACTTAGGTTTTAAAGTAAACAGCGGTGAATATAAATTGATGGGATTAGCTCCATACGGCGATCCGTCATCTGAACAAACAAAGCAGTTTGTTTCGATCATAAAGGAAAAGCTGGTAAAAATTTATGATGATGGTTCTATTTATTTAGATCAGCAGTATTTCAACTATTCAGTTGGGTTACGAATGGTAAAAGATAAAAAGTTTGAAGCCTTGTTTAGCTTTAAACGTAGAAGTGAAGAAGAGGAATTAACTCAACAACATTGTAATCTTGCTTTGGCCATTCAACAGGTAACAGAAGAAATTGTATTGAAACTGGCAGCACATGCAAAATCATTAACAGGTTTAAACAATATCTGTTTATCGGGTGGCGTAGCACTGAACTGTGTAGCAAATGGTAAGCTGCAGAATTCAAATCTGTTTGAGAACATTTTTATTCAACCCGCAAGTGGCGATGCAGGCGGTGCAGTTGGTTCGGCCTTAGCAGCCCATCATATTTATTTTGAGAAAGAACGCATTGTCAGCTCAGCAATGGATGCGATGAAAGGTTCCTATCTCGGCCCCTCTTTTTCTGCTGATGAAATTGAATCAACTATTCAACAATACAAAGCAGTTGCAACAACATTCAATAACAGAAATGAATTAAACCAAAAAGTTTCAGCACACATTAATGAAGGGAATGTAGTTGGCTGGTTCCAGGGACGAATGGAGTTTGGTCCAAGAGCATTGGGTAACAGAAGTATTATTGCTGATCCACGCAACCCGGAGATGCAGAAAAAACTCAACCTGAAGATAAAATACAGAGAAGGTTTTCGTCCCTTCGCTCCTGCTGTGCTTGCAGAAGATGTACAGGATTATTTTGACTTAGATACGTCATCACCTTACATGTTGTTAGTACAACCGTTGAAGAAAACATTACAGCATACTGTTCCCGATAATTATCATCAACTCAGCTTAACAGACAAATTGTATTTCCAACGCAGCAGTTTGCCCGCCGTTACGCATATCGATTATTCGGCCCGTGTTCAAACAGTACATCAGAAAACTAATGCTGCTTTTCATTCGCTCATCACAGCATTCAAACAACAAACCGGTTGTGCCGTATTGATCAACACAAGCTTTAATGTACGTGGCGAACCCGTTGTATGCACACCACAGGAAGCTTATCAATGTTTCATGCGTACAGAAATGGATTATCTTGTTATTGAAAATTACCTGTTCAGCAAACAGGAGCAACCTGAGTGGAAAGAAAAAGATGATTGGAAGAAAAACCTCCAGGCTGATTAA
- a CDS encoding DUF5989 family protein, with the protein MMEFLKDMWSFLKERKKWWLAPIIIVMLVLGVLLIFGGSTSVAPFIYSLF; encoded by the coding sequence ATGATGGAGTTTTTAAAAGACATGTGGTCCTTTTTGAAAGAGCGTAAGAAATGGTGGTTAGCCCCCATCATTATTGTTATGCTGGTGCTTGGCGTGTTACTTATTTTCGGTGGCAGTACATCGGTTGCACCATTTATTTACTCCTTGTTTTAA
- a CDS encoding SxtJ family membrane protein → MRWQAKHTSLVVIAAGFFLFYLQFNKLWLLGPVILSAIGFAIAPLGEFIHRGWMKLAKVLGYINSRVLLFLIFYVILTPLALIQRLCQSKKITERLKKNRFLTRNHMFAKDDFIKPW, encoded by the coding sequence ATGAGGTGGCAAGCTAAACATACTTCGCTGGTTGTAATAGCCGCAGGCTTTTTCTTATTTTATTTACAATTTAATAAGCTATGGTTGCTCGGACCGGTTATTCTTTCTGCCATTGGTTTTGCAATAGCTCCCTTGGGCGAATTTATTCACCGAGGTTGGATGAAACTGGCAAAAGTATTGGGCTATATAAACAGCCGAGTGTTGCTTTTTTTGATTTTCTATGTAATACTTACACCTCTTGCATTAATACAGAGACTGTGTCAATCAAAAAAAATAACTGAAAGATTGAAGAAAAACAGATTTCTTACCCGAAACCATATGTTTGCAAAAGACGATTTTATAAAACCATGGTAG
- a CDS encoding glycosyltransferase family 2 protein — MTQTKHLDLLLVTPVYNEAANLPGFITDWVMLLKTLDIDFVIRFYNDGSTDESKSRIKEYADQYSEIEIVEKQNSGHGSTLIKAYSEAKNAEWIFQVDSDHELDHHRFKLFWNSRQQYDLLLGQRFAENKQGVFRILLSKVSFLMIRSLFGKGINDCNCPYRLMRLTSVHSFLPKIPTNCFAPNVLLSALFIQAGQRVTNISVNQVFRKKRSITGFSYVMLKGGFNTFICLIKLRFFSGK; from the coding sequence ATGACGCAAACTAAACACCTTGACCTGCTTCTTGTGACACCTGTTTACAATGAAGCCGCTAATCTGCCTGGTTTTATTACAGACTGGGTAATGCTGCTGAAAACATTGGATATTGATTTTGTTATTCGTTTCTATAACGATGGTTCGACAGATGAATCTAAGTCCAGAATAAAGGAATACGCAGACCAATATTCTGAAATTGAAATTGTCGAAAAGCAAAATAGCGGTCATGGATCAACTCTAATAAAGGCTTATAGCGAGGCTAAAAATGCTGAATGGATTTTCCAAGTCGATTCAGATCACGAGCTTGATCATCATCGGTTTAAACTATTTTGGAATAGTAGACAACAGTACGACTTGTTACTAGGTCAACGTTTTGCAGAAAATAAACAAGGTGTATTCAGAATACTGCTTTCTAAAGTTTCATTTTTGATGATAAGGAGTTTGTTTGGTAAAGGGATTAACGATTGTAATTGTCCATATCGTTTGATGCGATTAACATCGGTTCATTCTTTTCTTCCAAAAATTCCAACAAATTGTTTTGCTCCTAATGTTTTGTTGAGTGCTTTATTTATCCAAGCTGGTCAGCGTGTGACAAATATTTCAGTTAACCAGGTGTTCAGAAAAAAACGAAGTATTACTGGCTTTTCATATGTAATGCTAAAAGGGGGATTCAATACGTTTATTTGCTTAATTAAACTAAGATTTTTCTCTGGCAAATAA
- the glf gene encoding UDP-galactopyranose mutase, producing the protein MQLSDYKYVIAGSGFLGSVLAERIASVLKKPVLVLERRAHIGGNCYSEIDPETGIEFHKYGTHIFHTSNERVWNYINQFTSFNQYRHQVLTTHEGKVYQLPINLETINSFFSLSLKPFEVAEFLQQQAAKEKISDTSSFEAKAISLVGRQLYEAFIKGYSAKQWQTDPAKLPAELLSRLPFRKNYDENYYFSTYQGIPSKGYTAIFEKLLSDPLIDVRLNTDFFDVKGQLAVDATIVYSGPLDRYFNYSLGKLNWRTLQFEKQIFDVEDYQGTSVMNFADSSVPFTRQHEPRHLHPERSYTIERTLVFTEYSKADDGNEPFYPIPDANNTILAKEYRKLAGQEKNLIVAGRLGDYKYYDMHETINRALEIFDDQLNKLQTSE; encoded by the coding sequence ATGCAGTTATCTGACTATAAATATGTTATTGCCGGAAGCGGTTTCCTCGGCTCGGTTCTGGCGGAACGAATTGCCTCTGTTTTAAAAAAACCGGTGCTTGTGCTGGAAAGGAGGGCACATATTGGAGGAAATTGTTATTCGGAAATTGACCCGGAAACCGGGATCGAATTTCACAAATACGGCACACATATTTTCCATACTTCCAACGAACGGGTATGGAACTATATCAACCAGTTCACTTCCTTTAATCAATACCGGCATCAGGTACTTACTACGCATGAAGGTAAGGTGTACCAGTTGCCAATAAACCTTGAAACGATCAATAGCTTTTTTTCCTTGTCGTTAAAGCCATTTGAGGTTGCAGAATTTTTACAACAACAGGCAGCCAAGGAAAAGATAAGCGATACCTCTTCATTCGAAGCAAAAGCGATCAGCCTTGTAGGAAGACAGTTATATGAGGCTTTTATAAAAGGATATTCAGCCAAGCAATGGCAAACTGACCCTGCGAAACTCCCGGCAGAGCTTTTAAGCAGGCTTCCTTTCAGGAAAAATTATGATGAGAATTATTATTTCTCAACATATCAAGGCATACCATCGAAAGGATATACAGCCATTTTTGAAAAGCTGTTGAGTGATCCTTTGATTGATGTGCGATTGAATACTGATTTTTTTGATGTGAAAGGCCAGCTTGCAGTTGATGCAACAATTGTTTACAGCGGACCACTCGATCGTTATTTTAATTATTCACTGGGTAAACTGAATTGGCGTACGCTGCAATTTGAGAAACAGATATTTGATGTTGAAGATTATCAAGGAACGAGTGTAATGAACTTCGCAGATAGTTCCGTTCCTTTTACAAGACAGCACGAACCAAGACATCTACATCCTGAGCGTAGTTACACAATAGAAAGAACACTTGTATTTACAGAGTATTCAAAGGCCGATGATGGGAATGAACCTTTTTATCCCATTCCCGATGCAAACAATACAATACTCGCTAAAGAGTATAGAAAATTAGCCGGGCAGGAAAAAAATCTTATAGTGGCAGGCCGGTTGGGCGACTACAAGTATTATGATATGCACGAAACTATAAACCGGGCGTTGGAAATTTTTGATGATCAACTAAATAAATTACAAACTAGTGAATAG
- a CDS encoding carbamoyl phosphate synthase preATP-grasp domain-containing protein, with product MANTILHNESIPSQRKKIIVLGSGPNRIGQGIEFDYCCVHGLLAIKECGYEAIMVNCNPETVSTDFDMADKLYFEPVYWEHLWEIIELEKPYGVIVQLGGQTALKLAKRLHERGIRIIGSSFDSMDIAEDRGRFSDLLKELEIPYPKYGTAYTTDDAIEVAKTVGYPVLVRPSYVLGGQRMRIVINETELESAVLSLIKHLPGNKILIDHFLDRCQEAEIDAIYDGENFHIMGVMEHIEPAGIHSGDSHAVLPEFNLTPLVVATMEEYAKKIAKALKIQGLINIQFAIKDGKVFVIEANPRASRTTPFIAKAYQIPYLNIATKVMMGVNKLTDFTFEKKLTGYAIKEPVFSFSKFPNVNKELGPEMKSTGEAIRFIKNLRDPYFRQLYKDRSMYLSK from the coding sequence ATGGCAAATACGATCCTTCACAACGAATCCATTCCATCTCAACGTAAAAAAATTATTGTTCTCGGCAGTGGCCCCAACCGCATTGGTCAGGGTATCGAGTTCGACTACTGCTGTGTTCATGGTCTGCTCGCCATTAAAGAATGTGGCTACGAGGCGATCATGGTGAACTGTAACCCCGAAACGGTTAGTACCGACTTCGATATGGCCGATAAGCTGTATTTCGAACCGGTTTACTGGGAACATCTCTGGGAAATTATTGAGCTGGAAAAACCATACGGTGTAATTGTACAACTGGGCGGACAAACTGCCCTCAAGCTGGCAAAACGTCTGCACGAAAGAGGTATCCGCATCATCGGTTCTTCGTTCGACAGTATGGATATTGCCGAAGACCGTGGCCGTTTCAGCGATTTATTGAAAGAACTGGAAATTCCTTACCCAAAATATGGCACAGCTTATACCACCGACGATGCCATTGAAGTAGCAAAAACAGTTGGTTACCCAGTGTTGGTTCGTCCCAGCTATGTGTTGGGCGGACAAAGGATGCGTATCGTTATCAACGAAACCGAACTGGAAAGTGCAGTATTGAGCCTCATCAAACATTTGCCCGGCAACAAGATTCTTATCGATCATTTCCTCGATCGCTGCCAGGAAGCGGAGATCGATGCGATTTATGATGGTGAGAATTTTCATATAATGGGTGTTATGGAACATATTGAACCTGCGGGTATTCACAGTGGCGATAGTCATGCAGTATTACCTGAGTTCAACCTCACACCATTGGTGGTTGCAACCATGGAAGAATATGCAAAGAAAATTGCGAAAGCATTGAAAATACAAGGTCTCATCAACATCCAGTTTGCCATTAAAGATGGTAAAGTATTTGTGATCGAAGCCAATCCACGTGCAAGTCGCACTACCCCGTTTATTGCAAAGGCATACCAAATACCTTATCTCAACATTGCAACTAAAGTAATGATGGGAGTAAATAAACTCACCGACTTTACATTTGAGAAAAAACTAACCGGTTATGCTATCAAAGAGCCGGTGTTCAGCTTCAGCAAATTCCCGAATGTAAACAAGGAGCTCGGCCCTGAAATGAAGAGTACCGGTGAGGCCATCCGCTTTATTAAAAACCTTCGTGATCCTTACTTCCGCCAGTTGTATAAAGACAGAAGTATGTATCTCAGTAAATAA